Proteins encoded in a region of the Stigmatella aurantiaca genome:
- a CDS encoding transposase domain-containing protein, translating into MRVLAHGFERLHRLDPEAYLRDLLRVPAHWPRERYLELAPKYWAATRARLVAAELDAEVGELTLPEPLAAPAEEQSSPR; encoded by the coding sequence GTGCGAGTGCTGGCGCACGGCTTCGAGCGGCTGCACCGCCTCGATCCCGAGGCCTACCTGAGAGACCTCTTGCGCGTGCCGGCCCACTGGCCCCGGGAGCGCTACCTGGAACTGGCCCCCAAGTACTGGGCCGCCACGCGAGCCCGTCTGGTGGCCGCCGAGCTCGATGCCGAGGTGGGCGAACTCACCCTCCCGGAGCCGCTCGCGGCCCCGGCCGAAGAGCAGTCGTCGCCGCGCTGA
- a CDS encoding VOC family protein, with the protein MPTINPYINFNGNAEEAFTFYKSVFGGEFGMITRFKDIAGPHSHVGEHEAEKILRITLPIGSTMLIANDVPEAMGRVNEQENRSKIAVTAESRDEAERIFNGLSAGGEVEMPLGESPWGSFFAMFRDKYGIEWTVECASKAESSPRA; encoded by the coding sequence ATGCCCACCATCAATCCGTACATCAACTTCAACGGGAACGCCGAAGAGGCGTTCACGTTCTACAAATCCGTCTTCGGCGGGGAGTTCGGGATGATTACCCGCTTCAAGGACATCGCGGGCCCGCATTCCCACGTGGGGGAGCATGAGGCGGAGAAGATCCTGCGCATCACGTTGCCCATCGGGAGCACCATGCTGATCGCCAATGACGTGCCGGAGGCGATGGGAAGGGTCAATGAACAGGAAAATCGGTCGAAGATCGCCGTCACCGCGGAAAGCCGCGATGAGGCCGAGAGGATCTTCAACGGGCTCTCTGCCGGAGGAGAAGTGGAAATGCCCTTGGGCGAAAGCCCCTGGGGTTCCTTCTTCGCCATGTTCAGGGACAAGTACGGCATCGAGTGGACGGTGGAGTGTGCGTCCAAAGCGGAATCAAGCCCCCGGGCATAA